A region from the Thalassophryne amazonica chromosome 2, fThaAma1.1, whole genome shotgun sequence genome encodes:
- the LOC117501342 gene encoding gastrula zinc finger protein XlCGF57.1-like isoform X2 codes for MQQFLVSKEEILPEQLKWNLSLYHLSSKPTKIKEEVEENLWANQEGQQLHWLEEADITKFFFPVKIEIAEEEIQTSQLHQNQPDESLEAEPVGSILSESQTCKTEADGEDCERSQPVSNSTICSCLQPDNDCWSSDFSETETDDSHEWEQTGDIHSSLNCLKNCTFAHMNDLKRHKMTPPNQKAFGSSEYDKRWRQMDGSSKQMKPFVCCVCGKRCACKDSLNAQLRIHSREKPLDCSEFGKRLRLTAYLDTHMKLHTGGKLVGKRFGKRGSLNKHMRIHSLDSQFAYSEFSERTGQTGHLKSHMRTRKGEKTEREKLFGCFQSGQKFGQKRSLDRHMSINLVDKSLDCSEFEKRSVQKGHLDTRVRNYTRKNSFDCFACGKNFGVKGNLIRHMRIHTGEKPFDCTECGKRFGQNSHLKKHMIIHETVKLFGCSHCGKRFGVKGNLIRHMRIHTGEKPFGCTECGKRFGQKDHLNKHMRIHSGKKQFGCTECGKRFGQKDHLNKHMRIHSGKKQFGCTECGKRFGQKDHLNKHMRIHSGKKPFACTECGKGFGQKDELHNHKKIHKRKKPFSCSECGKRFKVKSSVYRHIKIHTGEESFSSDLF; via the exons ATGCAGCAGTTCTTGGTTAGTAAAGAAGAGATTCTCCCTGAGCAGCTGAAATGGAATCTGAGTCTCTACCATTTGTCCTCCAAGCCCACAAAAATTAAAGAGGAAGTGGAGGAGAACCTTTGGGCTAATCAGGAGGGACAGCAGCTTCACTGGCTGGAGGAGGCTgatatcacaaagttcttctttcCTGTGAAGATTGAAATTGCTGAAGAAGAAATACagacatcacagcttcatcaaaatcAACCTGATGAGAGCTTGGAGGCAGAGCCTGTAGGCAGCATCTTAAGTGAATCCCAAACATGCAaaacagaagctgatggagaggactgtGAAAGATCACAACCAGTTAGCAACTCAACTATATGTAGCTGTCTGCAACCAGATAATGATTGCTGGAGTTCAGATTTTTCTGAGACCGAGACGGATGACAGTCATGAGTGGGAGCAGACCGGAGACATTCACTCAAGTTTAAACTGTCTGAAAAACTGTACATTTGCACATATGAATGATTTGAAGCGACACAAGATGACACCACCAAATCAGAAAGCATTTGGCTCCTCTGAGTATGATAAAAGGTGGAGACAAATGGACGGTTCAAGCAAACAGatgaaaccatttgtctgttgtgtgtgtggtaAAAGATGTGCATGTAAGGACAGTCTAAATGCACAGT TGAGAATTCATTCCAGAGAGAAACCCCTTGACTGCTCTGAGTTTGGGAAAAGATTGAGGCTAACAGCCTATTTGGACACACATATGAAACTTCATACAGGAGGAAAACTAGTTGGTAAAAGATTTGGGAAAAGAGGCAGTCTGAACAAGCACATGAGAATTCATTCACTAGACAGCCAATTTGCCTACTCTGAATTTAGTGAAAGGACTGGACAAACGGGCCATCTGAAGTCACACATGAGAACCCGTAAAGGAgaaaaaacagagagagaaaaactaTTTGGTTGCTTTCAAAGTGGTCAGAAATTTGGGCAAAAGCGCAGTCTGGACAGGCACATGAGTATTAATTTAGTAGATAAATCGTTGGACTGCTCAGAGTTTGAGAAAAGGTCTGTTCAAAAAGGCCATCTGGACACACGTGTGAGAAATTACACAAGGAAGAACAGTTTTGACTGCTTTGCATGTGGTAAAAATTTCGGAGTCAAGGGTAATCTCATCAGacatatgagaattcatacaggagaaaaaccgtTTGATTGTACGGAGTGTGGAAAACGATTTGGACAAAACAGCCATCTGAAGAAGCACATGATAATTCATGAAACTGTGAAGCTGTTTGGTTGCTCTcactgtggtaaaagatttggagttAAGGGGAATCTGAtcagacacatgagaattcatacaggagagaaaccatttggctgcacTGAATGcggaaaaagatttggacaaaaggatcATCTGAACAAACATATGAGAATTCATTCAGGAAAGAAACAGTTTGGTTGCACTGAATGcggaaaaagatttggacaaaaggatcATCTGAACAAACATATGAGAATTCATTCAGGAAAGAAACAGTTTGGTTGCACTGAATGcggaaaaagatttggacaaaaggatcATCTGAACAAACATATGAGAATTCATTCAGGAAAGAAACCATTTGCTTGCACTGAATGTGGAAAAGGATTTGGACAAAAGGATGAGCTCCACAACCACAAAAAAATTCATAAAAGAAAGAAGCCATTTAGCtgctctgagtgtggtaaaaggtttAAAGTAAAGAGCAGTGTGTACAGGCACATAAAAATTCATACTGGTGAGGAATCATTTAGTTCAGACCTGTTTTGA
- the LOC117501342 gene encoding gastrula zinc finger protein XlCGF57.1-like isoform X1 → MQQFLVSKEEILPEQLKWNLSLYHLSSKPTKIKEEVEENLWANQEGQQLHWLEEADITKFFFPVKIEIAEEEIQTSQLHQNQPDESLEAEPVGSILSESQTCKTEADGEDCERSQPVSNSTICSCLQPDNDCWSSDFSETETDDSHEWEQTGDIHSSLNCLKNCTFAHMNDLKRHKMTPPNQKAFGSSEYDKRWRQMDGSSKQMKPFVCCVCGKRCACKDSLNAQLRVYTGEKQFNCSECGKMFEKPDSLSRHMRIHSREKPLDCSEFGKRLRLTAYLDTHMKLHTGGKLVGKRFGKRGSLNKHMRIHSLDSQFAYSEFSERTGQTGHLKSHMRTRKGEKTEREKLFGCFQSGQKFGQKRSLDRHMSINLVDKSLDCSEFEKRSVQKGHLDTRVRNYTRKNSFDCFACGKNFGVKGNLIRHMRIHTGEKPFDCTECGKRFGQNSHLKKHMIIHETVKLFGCSHCGKRFGVKGNLIRHMRIHTGEKPFGCTECGKRFGQKDHLNKHMRIHSGKKQFGCTECGKRFGQKDHLNKHMRIHSGKKQFGCTECGKRFGQKDHLNKHMRIHSGKKPFACTECGKGFGQKDELHNHKKIHKRKKPFSCSECGKRFKVKSSVYRHIKIHTGEESFSSDLF, encoded by the coding sequence ATGCAGCAGTTCTTGGTTAGTAAAGAAGAGATTCTCCCTGAGCAGCTGAAATGGAATCTGAGTCTCTACCATTTGTCCTCCAAGCCCACAAAAATTAAAGAGGAAGTGGAGGAGAACCTTTGGGCTAATCAGGAGGGACAGCAGCTTCACTGGCTGGAGGAGGCTgatatcacaaagttcttctttcCTGTGAAGATTGAAATTGCTGAAGAAGAAATACagacatcacagcttcatcaaaatcAACCTGATGAGAGCTTGGAGGCAGAGCCTGTAGGCAGCATCTTAAGTGAATCCCAAACATGCAaaacagaagctgatggagaggactgtGAAAGATCACAACCAGTTAGCAACTCAACTATATGTAGCTGTCTGCAACCAGATAATGATTGCTGGAGTTCAGATTTTTCTGAGACCGAGACGGATGACAGTCATGAGTGGGAGCAGACCGGAGACATTCACTCAAGTTTAAACTGTCTGAAAAACTGTACATTTGCACATATGAATGATTTGAAGCGACACAAGATGACACCACCAAATCAGAAAGCATTTGGCTCCTCTGAGTATGATAAAAGGTGGAGACAAATGGACGGTTCAAGCAAACAGatgaaaccatttgtctgttgtgtgtgtggtaAAAGATGTGCATGTAAGGACAGTCTAAATGCACAGTTGAGAGTTTATACAGGTGAGAAACAGTTtaactgttctgagtgtggtaaaatgtttgaaaagcccGACAGCCTGAGCAGGCACATGAGAATTCATTCCAGAGAGAAACCCCTTGACTGCTCTGAGTTTGGGAAAAGATTGAGGCTAACAGCCTATTTGGACACACATATGAAACTTCATACAGGAGGAAAACTAGTTGGTAAAAGATTTGGGAAAAGAGGCAGTCTGAACAAGCACATGAGAATTCATTCACTAGACAGCCAATTTGCCTACTCTGAATTTAGTGAAAGGACTGGACAAACGGGCCATCTGAAGTCACACATGAGAACCCGTAAAGGAgaaaaaacagagagagaaaaactaTTTGGTTGCTTTCAAAGTGGTCAGAAATTTGGGCAAAAGCGCAGTCTGGACAGGCACATGAGTATTAATTTAGTAGATAAATCGTTGGACTGCTCAGAGTTTGAGAAAAGGTCTGTTCAAAAAGGCCATCTGGACACACGTGTGAGAAATTACACAAGGAAGAACAGTTTTGACTGCTTTGCATGTGGTAAAAATTTCGGAGTCAAGGGTAATCTCATCAGacatatgagaattcatacaggagaaaaaccgtTTGATTGTACGGAGTGTGGAAAACGATTTGGACAAAACAGCCATCTGAAGAAGCACATGATAATTCATGAAACTGTGAAGCTGTTTGGTTGCTCTcactgtggtaaaagatttggagttAAGGGGAATCTGAtcagacacatgagaattcatacaggagagaaaccatttggctgcacTGAATGcggaaaaagatttggacaaaaggatcATCTGAACAAACATATGAGAATTCATTCAGGAAAGAAACAGTTTGGTTGCACTGAATGcggaaaaagatttggacaaaaggatcATCTGAACAAACATATGAGAATTCATTCAGGAAAGAAACAGTTTGGTTGCACTGAATGcggaaaaagatttggacaaaaggatcATCTGAACAAACATATGAGAATTCATTCAGGAAAGAAACCATTTGCTTGCACTGAATGTGGAAAAGGATTTGGACAAAAGGATGAGCTCCACAACCACAAAAAAATTCATAAAAGAAAGAAGCCATTTAGCtgctctgagtgtggtaaaaggtttAAAGTAAAGAGCAGTGTGTACAGGCACATAAAAATTCATACTGGTGAGGAATCATTTAGTTCAGACCTGTTTTGA